One Paramisgurnus dabryanus chromosome 9, PD_genome_1.1, whole genome shotgun sequence DNA segment encodes these proteins:
- the rnf7 gene encoding RING-box protein 2: protein MAEMDDGDEPSLVHTHSGSSGSKSGADKMFSLKKWNAVAMWSWDVECDTCAICRVQVMDACLRCQAENKQEDCVVVWGECNHSFHNCCMSLWVKQNNRCPLCQQDWVVQRIGK from the exons ATGGCGGAGATGGACGACGGCGACGAGCCGAGTTTAGTTCACACGCACAGCGGTTCGTCCGGGTCCAAGTCCGGAGCAGATAAGATGTTTTCCCTTAAGAAATGGAATGCAGTGGCGATGTGGAGCTGGGATGTTGAGTGCGACACCTGCGCTATTTGCAGGGTTCAAGTAATGG ATGCGTGTTTGAGATGCCAAGCTGAAAACAAGCAAGAAGACTGTGTTG TGGTATGGGGAGAGTGCAACCACTCTTTCCACAACTGCTGTATGTCGCTCTGGGTGAAGCAGAACAACAGATGCCCGCTGTGCCAACAGGACTGGGTAGTACAGAGGATCGGCAAGTGA
- the trpc6b gene encoding short transient receptor potential channel 6, with the protein MSTDHSTSGQQTFVHQQMNTNTDSNHLPRFYKRWSNDDVHRHALGKSRRMATRRPTYMFKACYNSLSSTEERFLEAAEYGNIPVIRRMLEELPELNVNCVDYMDQNALQLAVANEHLEVTELLLRKDNLARIGDALLLAISKGYIRIVEAILGHPAFADTTKLTSGPLQAETQDDFFAYDEDGTRFSRDITPLILASHCQEYEIVHVLLRKGACIERPHEYFCKCNSCLYHQRHDSFSHSCSRINAYKGLASPAYLSLSSEDPVLTALELSNELAVLANIEKEFKNDYKKLSMQCKDFVVGLLDLCRNTEEVEAILNGDTETGGHFDTGGRPSLVRLKLAIKYELKKFVAHPNCQQQLLSIWYENLSGLRQQTTAVKLLVVLGVVVGLPILALLYWIAPSSKLGKIIRGPFLKFVAHAASFTIFLGLLIMNAADRFEGTSLLPNMTVHDHPSQLFRMKTTSFTWMEMLIISWVIGMIWAECKEIWSQGPREYLLEPWNLLDFGMLAIFVTSFIARFMAYWHAYLAQSYVDKHYTDLSNLTLPFEIEYYRLARIYWVPSDPQLISEGLYAIAVVLSFSRIAYILPANESFGPLQISLGRTVKDIFKFMVIFIMVFVAFMIGMFNLYSYYLGAKLNNAFTTVEESFKTLFWAIFGLSEVKSVVINNGHKFIENIGYVLYGVYNVTMVIVLLNMLIAMINSSFQEIEDDADVEWKFARAKLWFSYFEEGGTLPVPFNLIPSPKSIISLAMKLKRLLPTPLHRHKEDLKEDTELNESEKQKESYEKNSPHPSRYQKIIKRLIKRYVIKAQADKEGDEVNEGELKEIKQDISSLRYELLEEKSRQTEELGELIRKLGERLSSQHNL; encoded by the exons ATGTCCACTGATCACAGCACTTCTGGTCAACAAACTTTTGTCCATCAACAGATGAACACCAACACTGACAGCAACCATTTACCGCGATTTTATAAGAG GTGGAGCAACGATGACGTTCACAGGCATGCGTTGGGTAAAAGCCGGCGCATGGCTACACGGAGACCGACCTACATGTTTAAAGCTTGCTACAATAGTTTGTCCTCAACAGAGGAGCGTTTCCTAGAGGCGGCCGAGTATGGAAATATTCCTGTCATCCGCAGAATGCTTGAAGAACTACCAGAACTCAATGTCAATTGTGTGGACTACATGGACCAGAATGCATTGCAGCTTGCGGTTGCCAATGAGCACCTGGAAGTGACAGAACTCTTGCTAAGGAAAGACAACCTGGCCCGGATAGGCGATGCCCTGCTTTTAGCCATAAGTAAAGGGTACATTCGCATAGTGGAGGCCATTTTGGGTCACCCAGCCTTTGCAGACACAACCAAACTCACCAGTGGCCCCCTCCAGGCAGAAACGCAAGACGACTTCTTCGCCTATGATGAGGACGGCACTCGGTTTTCCCGTGATATCACACCGCTTATACTAGCTTCTCACTGTCAAGAATACGAGATTGTGCACGTTCTTCTACGGAAGGGTGCCTGCATTGAGCGGCCACATGAGTACTTCTGCAAATGTAACAGCTGCCTTTATCACCAGAGGCATGACTCTTTCAGCCATTCATGTTCAAGAATCAATGCCTATAAAGGGCTTGCCAGTCCCGCCTACCTGTCTTTATCCAGCGAGGACCCAGTGCTGACGGCTCTAGAGCTTAGTAATGAACTAGCTGTGCTGGCCAACATAGAGAAAGAGTTTAAG AATGATTACAAGAAGCTGTCTATGCAATGCAAAGATTTTGTAGTTGGGCTTCTGGACCTATGCAGAAACACAGAGGAGGTGGAAGCCATTTTAAATGGAGACACAGAGACAGGTGGCCACTTTGATACCGGCGGCAGACCCAGTCTAGTTAGATTAAAACTGGCCATCAAATACGAGCTGAAAAAG TTTGTAGCTCATCCAAACTGTCAACAGCAGCTCCTGTCTATATGGTATGAGAATCTATCTGGATTAAGGCAGCAGACCACGGCTGTGAAGTTACTGGTGGTTCTGGGGGTGGTGGTTGGACTTCCCATCTTGGCTTTACTGTATTGGATTGCACCCTCAAGCAAG TTGGGGAAAATCATACGTGGACCTTTCCTGAAGTTTGTGGCACATGCAGCTTCCTTCACCATCTTTCTTGGGCTTCTCATCATGAATGCTGCCGACCGCTTTGAGGGAACATCTCTCCTGCCAAACATGACCGTCCACGATCACCCCTCACAGCTGTTTCGCATGAAAACCACATCGTTCACATGGATGGAAATGTTGATAATTTCCTGGGTCATAG GAATGATCTGGGCTGAATGTAAAGAGATTTGGTCTCAGGGTCCTCGGGAATACCTGCTGGAGCCTTGGAATCTGCTGGACTTTGGAATGTTGGCCATTTTTGTGACTTCTTTCATTGCTCGGTTTATGGCATATTGGCATGCATATCTTGCACAGAGTTATGTTGACAAACACTACACAGATCTATCAAACCTAACCTTGCCCTTTGAGATAGAGTATTATCGACTCG cTCGTATCTACTGGGTTCCTTCGGACCCTCAGCTGATCTCCGAGGGACTTTATGCCATCGCTGTAGTTTTGAGCTTCTCTCGAATCGCGTACATCCTTCCAGCCAACGAGAGCTTTGGACCCCTGCAGATCTCTCTGGGCAGGACtgtaaaagacatatttaaatTCATGGTAATCTTTATAATGGTGTTCGTGGCCTTCATGATAGGGATGTTTAATCTCTATTCGTACTATCTTGGAGCGAAGCTGAACAACGCCTTCACGAC TGTTGAAGAAAGCTTCAAAACTTTATTCTGGGCTATTTTTGGCCTTTCTGAGGTCAAATCTGTCGTCATCAACAACGGGCACAAATTCATTGAGAATATCGGCTATGTCCTGTACGGAGTCTACAACGTTACCATGGTTATCGTCTTACTCAATATGCTCATCGCAATGATCAACAGCTCATTTCAGGAAATTGAG GACGATGCAGATGTGGAGTGGAAGTTTGCCAGGGCTAAGCTGTGGTTCTCTTACTTTGAGGAAGGGGGAACACTTCCTGTGCCATTCAACCTCATCCCCAGCCCCAAATCCATCATCAGCCTGGCCATGAAACTCAAACGACTGCTGCCTACACCCCTACACAGGCATAAAGAGGACCTGAAGGAGGACACTGAGCTCAATGAG TCAGAGAAACAGAAGGAGTCTTATGAGAAAAATTCACCTCATCCAAGTCGATACCAG AAGATCATCAAACGCCTCATCAAACGATACGTTATAAAAGCACAAGCTGATAAAGAGGGAGATGAAGTGAATGAAG GTGAGTTAAAGGAGATAAAGCAGGACATTTCGAGCTTACGCTATGAGCTCCTGGAGGAGAAGTCGAGACAGACCGAGGAGCTAGGAGAGCTTATCAGAAAACTAGGAGAGAGATTAAGCAGTCAACACAACCTCTAG
- the pgr gene encoding progesterone receptor gives MDTVNTSIADSTEMREVSDLMEKYTDEMLAHAKVSVRNFGESGSLRSSAPGLSIDPVAHLSVLDLPLGTKPYTDHMDDFLKVEPGQWSVISNKALKETFAPESSSGMSAFIKDEQEQSLIMEPPNNDFDLSALDSCCEPENKQQCGYIEDSTALLSSQGAQQVVVDSSSNFQLDVSQSNALVLPPQRRASPSLGRAMLNFNGTSASQIMSKTDISKWVVQQSPADSQFWYQSANTNEEHAGYSSPDGFIQHSQAAYSLFPGVTSQRMCVICGDEASGCHYGVLTCGSCKVFFKRAVEGHHNYLCAGRNDCIVDKIRRKNCPACRLRKCYQAGMMLGGRKMKRFGGLKVMGLSPSLMFQSPLSLMTDFQTVSSLPCLPALRELQLSPQMISILESIEPQVVYSGFDNSQPEVPHLLLNSLNRLCERQLLWIVRWSKSLPGFRSLHINDQMTLIQYSWMNLMVFSLGWRTFQNVTTDYMYFAPDLVLSHDQLRRSPIYDLCLGMQFIPQEFANLQVTKEEFLCMKALMLLNTVPLEGLKSQSQFDEMRQNYICELTKAIQLKEKGVVASSQRFYHLTKLMDSMHEIVKKVNLYCLSTYIQADAMKVEFPEMMSEVIASQLPKVLAGMVKPLLFHK, from the exons ATGGACACTGTAAACACTTCCATCGCCGATTCCACAGAAATGAGGGAGGTAAGTGATTTAATGGAGAAATATACGGACGAGATGCTGGCGCACGCCAAAGTCTCCGTGCGTAATTTTGGAGAGTCGGGGTCTTTACGCAGCAGCGCGCCTGGATTAAGCATCGACCCCGTGGCTCATCTTTCTGTCCTCGATTTGCCCCTCGGCACCAAACCATATACCGATCACATGGATGATTTTCTAAAAGTCGAACCCGGACAGTGGAGCGTAATATCAAACAAAGCCCTTAAAGAGACATTTGCACCGGAGAGCTCATCCGGGATGAGCGCGTTTATCAAAGACGAGCAGGAGCAATCCCTAATCATGGAGCCCCCCAACAATGACTTCGACCTCAGCGCTTTGGATAGCTGCTGCGAACCCGAAAACAAACAACAGTGTGGGTACATTGAAGATTCAACAGCGTTGCTTTCATCTCAAGGTGCCCAACAGGTAGTAGTGGACAGTTCTTCTAACTTTCAACTGGACGTGAGTCAGTCTAACGCATTGGTTTTGCCACCTCAGAGGAGAGCATCGCCTTCTCTCGGTAGAGCTATGCTCAATTTCAATGGTACGAGCGCATCTCAAATCATGTCCAAAACGGACATTTCTAAATGGGTGGTCCAGCAGTCTCCTGCGGACTCTCAGTTCTGGTATCAGTCCGCTAATACGAATGAAGAGCACGCAGGCTACTCATCCCCAGATGGTTTCATTCAGCATTCACAGGCAGCCTACAGTTTGTTCCCAGG GGTAACCTCTCAAAGAATGTGTGTCATATGTGGAGACGAAGCGTCCGGTTGCCACTATGGAGTTCTTACCTGTGGAAGCTGCAAGGTGTTTTTCAAGAGAGCCGTGGAGG GTCACCATAATTACCTGTGTGCCGGACGCAATGACTGCATTGTTGATAAAATCCGGAGGAAAAATTGTCCTGCGTGTCGTCTTAGAAAGTGCTACCAGGCGGGAATGATGCTCGGAG GTCGTAAGATGAAACGCTTCGGAGGTTTAAAGGTGATGGGTCTGAGTCCATCTCTGATGTTTCAGAGTCCTTTGTCTCTGATGACCGATTTTCAAACCGTGTCCTCCCTGCCATGTCTCCCGGCCCTCCGTGAGCTTCAGTTGTCTCCACAGATGATCAGTATTCTGGAAAGCATTGAACCGCAGGTGGTTTACTCTGGTTTTGACAACTCGCAACCGGAGGTTCCCCACCTTCTCCTCAACAGTCTTAACAGACTTTGCGAGAGGCAGCTTCTCTGGATTGTCAGGTGGTCCAAGTCTCTTCCAG GTTTTCGCAGTTTGCACATTAATGATCAGATGACACTAATCCAGTATTCCTGGATGAATTTGATGGTGTTCTCACTGGGCTGGAGGACGTTTCAAAACGTCACCACAGATTATATGTACTTTGCTCCAGATCTCGTCTTAAGTCA TGATCAGCTGAGGAGATCTCCGATCTATGACTTGTGTTTGGGCATGCAGTTCATTCCACAAGAATTTGCCAACTTGCAAGTGACCAAAGAAGAGTTTCTGTGCATGAAGGCCTTAATGCTGCTCAATACTG TTCCTCTTGAAGGATTAAAGAGTCAGTCGCAGTTTGATGAGATGAGACAAAACTACATCTGTGAGCTGACTAAAGCCATCCAGCTGAAGGAGAAAGGAGTGGTGGCCAGTTCTCAGAGATTTTACCATCTGACCAAACTAATGGACTCTATGCATGAG ATTGTGAAGAAGGTCAACCTCTACTGTCTGAGCACATACATCCAAGCAGACGCCATGAAGGTGGAGTTTCCTGAGATGATGTCAGAGGTCATCGCATCACAGCTGCCTAAAGTTCTGGCCGGCATGGTCAAACCCCTCCTCTTTCACAAGTGA